A single genomic interval of Ramlibacter sp. harbors:
- a CDS encoding GNAT family N-acetyltransferase: MRLPSPTAAPPAGARSGYRARLADSPEDLRAAQALRFMVFNLELREGLDQSWETCSDADRFDEVCDHLLVEDGATGQLVGTYRLQTGVRAAAHHGYYCEREFDFAPFEPLRGQLLELGRACLLDGHRNYPALSTLWKGIAHYAQSRGQRYLIGCSSLTSQDAAVGAAAWQQLQAHAAPAALCTQPHAAFACDLGAQAPGPVRIPKLLAAYLALGGQVCGPPALDREFKTIDFLTLLDLQPASRWAAQRLARFGVGAPLR; the protein is encoded by the coding sequence ATGCGCCTGCCTTCGCCCACCGCCGCGCCGCCCGCTGGCGCGCGGTCCGGCTACCGCGCGCGCCTGGCCGACAGCCCGGAGGACCTGCGCGCGGCCCAGGCGCTGCGCTTCATGGTGTTCAACCTCGAGCTGCGCGAGGGGCTGGACCAGTCCTGGGAAACCTGCAGCGACGCCGACCGGTTTGACGAGGTCTGCGACCACCTGCTGGTGGAAGACGGCGCTACCGGCCAGCTCGTGGGCACCTACCGCCTGCAGACCGGGGTGCGCGCCGCCGCCCACCATGGCTACTACTGCGAGCGCGAGTTTGACTTTGCGCCGTTTGAGCCGCTGCGGGGCCAGTTGCTCGAGCTGGGCCGGGCCTGCCTGCTCGACGGGCACCGCAACTACCCGGCGCTGAGCACGTTGTGGAAGGGCATTGCCCACTACGCCCAGTCACGCGGCCAGCGCTACCTGATTGGCTGCAGCTCGCTCACCTCACAGGACGCGGCCGTGGGCGCGGCGGCCTGGCAGCAACTGCAGGCGCACGCCGCGCCGGCCGCGCTGTGCACCCAGCCCCACGCCGCGTTCGCCTGCGACCTTGGGGCCCAGGCGCCGGGGCCGGTGCGCATTCCCAAGCTGCTGGCCGCCTACCTGGCGCTGGGTGGGCAGGTGTGCGGCCCGCCGGCGCTGGACCGCGAGTTCAAGACCATTGACTTCCTCACCCTGCTCGATCTTCAACCCGCCAGCCGCTGGGCGGCGCAGCGGCTGGCGCGGTTTGGCGTGGGTGCGCCGTTGCGGTAG
- a CDS encoding alpha/beta hydrolase has product MKAGRTVSAVAVLLATLGCAPPGPRLAGRDMEPLRHSVQVGPPVNATVSYLSNGPTTGTRVIFVHGTPGSAQGWTDYLLDPLPGVEVVALDRPGFGHSGPDGAVTSLAAQAAAVAALLPGEGRPAVLVGHSLGGPIAAWVAAQHPQRVQGLVLLAASLDPALEVIHPMQYVGQWWPVRSMLPRAIRNANEELMVLKPELQALQVLLPRVVAPTIIVHGSVDPLVPVANVPFMEAHLTATRCRQTRLLDNVNHFLPWNSEPVVRQALQWALAPPC; this is encoded by the coding sequence ATGAAGGCCGGGCGCACCGTCAGCGCGGTGGCGGTGCTGCTGGCCACGTTGGGGTGCGCGCCGCCGGGGCCGCGGCTGGCCGGGCGGGATATGGAGCCGCTGCGCCACAGCGTGCAGGTCGGCCCACCCGTGAACGCCACCGTGAGCTACCTGTCCAACGGCCCCACCACGGGCACGCGTGTGATTTTTGTGCATGGCACGCCGGGCTCGGCCCAGGGCTGGACCGATTACCTGCTGGACCCGCTGCCCGGCGTGGAGGTGGTGGCACTGGACCGCCCGGGCTTTGGCCACAGCGGCCCCGATGGCGCCGTGACCAGCCTGGCGGCCCAGGCGGCCGCCGTGGCCGCGCTGCTGCCCGGCGAGGGGCGGCCTGCGGTGCTGGTGGGCCACTCGCTGGGCGGCCCGATCGCGGCCTGGGTCGCGGCGCAGCATCCGCAACGCGTGCAGGGCCTGGTGTTGCTGGCCGCGTCGCTGGACCCGGCCCTGGAGGTGATCCACCCCATGCAGTACGTGGGCCAGTGGTGGCCGGTGCGCAGCATGCTGCCGCGTGCGATCCGCAACGCCAATGAGGAACTCATGGTGCTCAAGCCCGAGCTCCAGGCGCTGCAGGTGCTGCTGCCCCGCGTGGTGGCGCCCACGATCATCGTGCACGGCAGCGTGGACCCGCTGGTGCCGGTGGCCAATGTGCCCTTCATGGAGGCCCACCTGACCGCCACGCGCTGCCGCCAGACCCGGCTGCTGGACAACGTCAATCATTTCCTGCCCTGGAACTCCGAGCCCGTGGTGCGGCAGGCGCTGCAGTGGGCCCTGGCACCGCCATGCTGA
- a CDS encoding YHS domain-containing protein, with the protein MRRRHLFRLAAALSLAAGLAAPALAGEAAVYTGLFSSLAVGGHDPVAYFTEGKPVKGDAQFETTYKGVKWRFASAANRDLFVAAPEKYAPQYGGYCAWAVAEGGTASGDPRYWKIVEGKLYLNYDADVQKKWEKDIPGNIGKANRNWPTVLGK; encoded by the coding sequence ATGCGTCGTCGTCATCTGTTCCGGCTTGCCGCCGCCCTGAGCCTGGCTGCCGGCCTGGCTGCTCCCGCCCTGGCCGGTGAGGCCGCCGTCTACACCGGCCTGTTCAGCAGCCTGGCGGTTGGCGGCCACGACCCGGTGGCCTATTTCACCGAAGGCAAGCCGGTCAAGGGCGATGCCCAGTTTGAAACCACCTACAAGGGCGTGAAGTGGCGCTTTGCCTCCGCCGCCAACCGCGACCTGTTCGTGGCCGCGCCGGAAAAATACGCGCCCCAATACGGCGGCTACTGCGCCTGGGCGGTGGCCGAAGGTGGCACCGCCTCGGGCGATCCGCGCTACTGGAAAATCGTGGAGGGCAAGCTGTACCTGAATTACGACGCCGACGTCCAGAAGAAGTGGGAGAAAGACATCCCCGGCAACATCGGCAAGGCCAACCGCAACTGGCCCACGGTGCTGGGCAAATAA